One genomic segment of Candidatus Nomurabacteria bacterium includes these proteins:
- a CDS encoding SDR family oxidoreductase, with amino-acid sequence MQKVVLITGCSSGIGLATAKLFAEKDWRVIATMRDTSKASDDLDKDSILVEKLDVTVQEDIDNIERLIQEKYNGQIDLLVNNAGYGMFGFFETISEKQIRHQYDVNVFGLMAVTRMVIPFMRARKSGCIINISSVVGKFSFPVGGIYASTKWAVEAFSEQILHELRQFGIKVKVVEPGPIETNFAGSSMKLGEKKLKEYKNTSNELKQGSGDTPSGVQGPEVVAKVIYRAATSDNGAFRYPAGRYAGTILLARKILSDRIWNFLLGKKRF; translated from the coding sequence ATGCAAAAGGTTGTTTTGATCACCGGGTGCTCTTCGGGAATAGGTCTTGCCACAGCAAAATTATTTGCCGAAAAGGATTGGAGGGTGATAGCTACTATGAGAGATACATCAAAGGCTTCAGATGATCTAGACAAGGATTCGATCTTGGTAGAGAAATTAGATGTTACGGTTCAGGAAGATATTGATAATATCGAAAGATTGATCCAGGAGAAATACAACGGACAGATAGATCTTTTGGTTAACAATGCAGGTTACGGTATGTTTGGCTTCTTCGAAACGATCTCTGAAAAGCAGATCCGACATCAGTACGATGTTAACGTTTTTGGATTAATGGCTGTCACAAGGATGGTGATCCCATTTATGAGAGCTCGTAAATCAGGATGTATAATCAACATATCTTCTGTTGTTGGTAAATTCTCATTTCCAGTTGGTGGGATATATGCAAGTACGAAATGGGCAGTTGAGGCTTTTTCTGAGCAGATCCTACACGAATTGAGGCAATTTGGTATCAAAGTCAAGGTTGTAGAACCAGGCCCTATTGAGACAAATTTCGCCGGTTCATCTATGAAACTTGGTGAGAAGAAGTTAAAGGAATACAAGAATACATCTAATGAACTGAAACAAGGTAGTGGGGACACACCTTCTGGTGTCCAAGGACCTGAAGTAGTGGCAAAAGTTATATACCGGGCCGCTACATCGGATAACGGAGCTTTTAGATACCCTGCAGGTCGCTATGCTGGAACAATTCTCCTTGCTCGTAAAATACTTTCTGATAGGATCTGGAACTTTTTACTCGGAAAAAAGAGGTTTTAA